Proteins co-encoded in one Leishmania panamensis strain MHOM/PA/94/PSC-1 chromosome 22 sequence genomic window:
- a CDS encoding hypothetical protein (TriTrypDB/GeneDB-style sysID: LpmP.22.1200.A~disrupted due to non-sequenced internal amino acid repeat), giving the protein LEEEVSKVRGMSEEMSEERVGVEPCVCERRCIVVETRLSEFAEGFAFADEGAVAGGDGVVLLSTVEMFRREELWRRMWEEALELAEESTELLRMYYEDRLCSVERELECTSLECTDTLEKLEEFVNLLDGARGAERAAVHARDECERELHALQERYDREVAENQRLLLREGRGADDAPGGPTWTEGAVDFGAQRDSGGDDSIIEPGRRGDGGGRSAPVLRTIQEAASVGLGEQLEQLKREKEVLMEELEAKGVSYNDALALLNQHISQLMEELSVHLRGGETSASNARALLLEIAELRAAQERTGAFAEGGAPDSSS; this is encoded by the coding sequence ttggaggaggaggtatCGAAAGTGCGTGGTATGTCTGAAGAGATGAGTGAAGAGAGGGTTGGCGTTGagccttgtgtgtgtgaacgGAGGTGTATTGTTGTCGAAACTAGGTTGTCGGAGTTTGCGGAAGGTTTTGCGTTCGCTGATGAgggtgctgttgctggtggtgatggtgttgTTTTATTGAGTACTGTAGAGATGTTTAGAAGGGAGGAATTGTGGCGCCGGatgtgggaggaggcgctggagtTGGCGGAGGAATCGACAGAGCTATTAAGGATGTATTATGAGGACCGTTTGTGCTCTGTGGAACGTGAACTGGAATGTACTTCCTTAGAGTGCACTGACACGCTCGAGAAACTAGAGGAGTTCGTGAATTTGCTGGATGGGGCGcgaggggcagagagggctGCAGTGCACGCCCGCGACGAATGCGAGCGGGAGCTGCATGCCCTTCAAGAGCGATATGATCGTGAGGTTGCAGAGAACCAGCGCCTTTtgctgagagagggaagaggagctgaTGACGCCCCAGGTGGTCCAACGTGGACTGAGGGTGCTGTAGATTTCGGTGCCCAGCGTGATAGTGGTGGTGACGACAGCATCATAGAGcctggccgccgcggcgatggcgggGGTCGTTCTGCGCCTGTGCTGAGAACTATCCAGGAAGCCGCCTCTGTAGGATTGggggagcagctggagcaacTCAAGCGTGAGAAGGAGGTGCTCATGGAGGAGCTGGAAGCGAAGGGTGTGAGCTATAACGATgcactggcgctgctgaatcAACACATCAGTCAGCTCATGGAAGAGCTCAGTGTGCATctgcgcggtggcgagaCATCGGCCAGCAATGCccgcgcgc